A DNA window from Centroberyx gerrardi isolate f3 chromosome 5, fCenGer3.hap1.cur.20231027, whole genome shotgun sequence contains the following coding sequences:
- the mafbb gene encoding v-maf avian musculoaponeurotic fibrosarcoma oncogene homolog Bb — MTAEAHLHLGLQKTPMDFVSDFDLMKFGVKKEAMQGMDRSFIGPCSQLQRPDSVSSTPGSTPCNSVPSSPNLNPNEQRNNPGGDQFWIANNGGYPQQMYPQAFGLTPEDAVEALIGTTAQQGHPSAPHGHHAPPFQAEFEGYGHLNDPVQHYAGLAGHPDMQGIPSSHCQDQYHKDDLGSPESPEAQQVLGAHHHLQQQHHSRHDRRNNAEIHFSDDQLVSMSVRELNRHLRGLGKDEVMRLKQKRRTLKNRGYAQSCRYKRVQQKHVLEHEKTSLVSQVEQLKHELNRLARERDAYKLKCEKLTSANCYHETGSTSDNPSSPEYLM, encoded by the coding sequence ATGACCGCCGAGGCGCATTTACATTTGGGACTGCAGAAAACCCCCATGGATTTCGTCAGTGACTTCGACTTGATGAAGTTCGGCGTCAAGAAGGAGGCGATGCAGGGGATGGACCGCTCCTTCATCGGGCCGTGCAGCCAGCTTCAAAGACCGGACTCCGTTTCGTCCACCCCGGGCAGCACGCCCTGCAACTCGGTACCCTCGTCACCAAACCTCAACCCAAACGAGCAGAGAAATAACCCCGGAGGCGACCAGTTCTGGATAGCCAACAACGGGGGTTACCCGCAGCAGATGTACCCTCAAGCTTTCGGTCTGACACCCGAGGACGCGGTGGAGGCCCTCATCGGCACCACGGCGCAGCAGGGCCACCCGTCTGCGCCCCACGGCCACCACGCGCCACCTTTCCAAGCTGAATTTGAGGGGTACGGGCACCTAAACGACCCCGTCCAGCACTACGCGGGACTCGCGGGTCACCCCGACATGCAAGGCATCCCGAGCAGCCACTGCCAAGACCAGTATCACAAAGACGACCTGGGGTCTCCCGAGTCGCCGGAGGCCCAACAGGTCCTCGGTGCGCACCACcatctccagcagcagcaccacagcCGCCACGACAGGCGAAACAACGCCGAGATCCACTTCTCCGACGACCAGCTGGTTTCCATGTCCGTCAGGGAGCTGAATCGGCACCTGAGAGGCCTGGGCAAGGACGAAGTGATGCGTCTCAAGCAGAAGCGCCGGACCCTGAAAAACAGAGGTTACGCACAGTCGTGCCGCTACAAGCGCGTCCAGCAGAAACACGTTTTGGAGCACGAGAAGACCAGCCTGGTTTCTCAAGTGGAGCAGCTGAAACACGAACTCAACAGACTGGCCCGGGAGAGGGACGCATATAAACTTAAATGCGAGAAACTGACCAGTGcaaactgttaccacgaaactGGGTCTACCAGTGACAACCCTTCCTCACCTGAGTATTTAatgtga
- the LOC139925938 gene encoding DEP domain-containing mTOR-interacting protein isoform X1 → MEQVSSIRRKTMARQHKAEVMIAGEQLRLRLHDGKLVKERRYHLRTYPNCFVAQELIDWLVGHKEAPDRPTAVCLLQHLMDHDIVHHVCDKRPVFKDAKLLYRFRKDDGTFPFNTEVKIFMRGQRLYEHLIAGKDSILQLREEHGVAYQRSFPGCQLIDWLLQNGEAESRRQGLDLSRALQEHGIIQHVSKKHNFFDSGLLYQFCINFRRRRRLSELINESEQDNEEEVAVQTQEDNRPDSPFVLRKNPPQEGNNGFQSVGSSKDLKQVANGRRGSLNSLQLHSAGFPPLVQLSSTPLVRCNPKSVLTRNFTCEELLAPGAPFIKRVLTVMGDALGWGFVVRGMAPCYVQAVDPGSPAAAAGVKVRQFVCQVNGQSVLYLDYRTVSRLVMTGPRTVVMEVLEPLE, encoded by the exons ATGGAGCAAGTAAGTAGCATTAGGAGAAAAACCATGGCCAGACAACATAAGGCTGAAGTTATGATTGCTGGAGAACAACTAag GTTGAGGCTTCATGATGGAAAGTTGGTCAAGGAGCGACGGTACCACTTGCGCACGTACCCCAACTGCTTCGTGGCCCAAGAGCTTATCGACTGGCTTGTGGGCCACAAGGAAGCTCCGGATCGGCCCACAGCTGTCTGCCTCTTGCAGCACCTCATGGACCACGACATTGTTCACCACG TCTGTGACAAGCGGCCTGTGTTCAAGGATGCAAAACTGCTGTACCGCTTCCGCAAGGACGATGGCACATTTCCTTTTAATACAGAGGTGAAAATCTTCATGCGAGGACAACGGCTGTATGAACA TCTCATAGCGGGCAAGGACTCTATTCTGCAGCTGAGAGAGGAGCATGGTGTTGCGTATCAGCGCTCCTTTCCCGGCTGCCAGCTGATTGACTGGCTCCTTCAgaatggagaggcagagagccgGCGCCAGGGACTGGACCTGAGCCGTGCGTTGCAGGAGCATGGTATCATTCAACACG TGTCAAAGAAGCACAACTTCTTTGACAGTGGGCTACTGTATCAGTTCTGCATCAATTTTCGCCGCCGGCGCCGCCTGTCTGAACTGATAAATGAAAGTGAGCAAGACAATGAGGAAGAAGTGGCAGTGCAGACACAAGAGGACAACCGTCCTGACAGTCCTTTCGTCCTGCGCAAGAACCCACCCCAGGAGGGCAACAACGGATTCCAGTctg TGGGGTCGAGTAAAGACTTGAAACAGGTTGCCAATGGGCGGCGAGGCAGCTTGAATTCCCTTCAGCTACATTCTGCAGGATTTCCACCCCTTGTCCAGCTGTCTTCAACCCCACTGGTGAGATGCAATCCTAAATCAG TGCTTACAAGAAATTTTACATGTGAAGAGCTGCTGGCACCTGGTGCACCCTTCATCAAAAGAGTGCTGACG GTGATGGGGGATGCATTAGGCTGGGGCTTCGTTGTCAGAGGCATGGCTCCCTGTTATGTCCAGGCTGTTGATCCTGGAagccctgcagcagctgctggagttAAG GTTCGTCAGTTTGTGTGCCAGGTGAATGGACAGAGCGTTCTGTACCTGGACTACCGGACGGTCTCAAGACTGGTGATGACAGGACCTCGCACCGTTGTGATGGAAGTTCTGGAACCACTGGAATGA
- the LOC139925938 gene encoding DEP domain-containing mTOR-interacting protein isoform X2, which translates to MDHDIVHHVCDKRPVFKDAKLLYRFRKDDGTFPFNTEVKIFMRGQRLYEHLIAGKDSILQLREEHGVAYQRSFPGCQLIDWLLQNGEAESRRQGLDLSRALQEHGIIQHVSKKHNFFDSGLLYQFCINFRRRRRLSELINESEQDNEEEVAVQTQEDNRPDSPFVLRKNPPQEGNNGFQSVGSSKDLKQVANGRRGSLNSLQLHSAGFPPLVQLSSTPLVRCNPKSVLTRNFTCEELLAPGAPFIKRVLTVMGDALGWGFVVRGMAPCYVQAVDPGSPAAAAGVKVRQFVCQVNGQSVLYLDYRTVSRLVMTGPRTVVMEVLEPLE; encoded by the exons ATGGACCACGACATTGTTCACCACG TCTGTGACAAGCGGCCTGTGTTCAAGGATGCAAAACTGCTGTACCGCTTCCGCAAGGACGATGGCACATTTCCTTTTAATACAGAGGTGAAAATCTTCATGCGAGGACAACGGCTGTATGAACA TCTCATAGCGGGCAAGGACTCTATTCTGCAGCTGAGAGAGGAGCATGGTGTTGCGTATCAGCGCTCCTTTCCCGGCTGCCAGCTGATTGACTGGCTCCTTCAgaatggagaggcagagagccgGCGCCAGGGACTGGACCTGAGCCGTGCGTTGCAGGAGCATGGTATCATTCAACACG TGTCAAAGAAGCACAACTTCTTTGACAGTGGGCTACTGTATCAGTTCTGCATCAATTTTCGCCGCCGGCGCCGCCTGTCTGAACTGATAAATGAAAGTGAGCAAGACAATGAGGAAGAAGTGGCAGTGCAGACACAAGAGGACAACCGTCCTGACAGTCCTTTCGTCCTGCGCAAGAACCCACCCCAGGAGGGCAACAACGGATTCCAGTctg TGGGGTCGAGTAAAGACTTGAAACAGGTTGCCAATGGGCGGCGAGGCAGCTTGAATTCCCTTCAGCTACATTCTGCAGGATTTCCACCCCTTGTCCAGCTGTCTTCAACCCCACTGGTGAGATGCAATCCTAAATCAG TGCTTACAAGAAATTTTACATGTGAAGAGCTGCTGGCACCTGGTGCACCCTTCATCAAAAGAGTGCTGACG GTGATGGGGGATGCATTAGGCTGGGGCTTCGTTGTCAGAGGCATGGCTCCCTGTTATGTCCAGGCTGTTGATCCTGGAagccctgcagcagctgctggagttAAG GTTCGTCAGTTTGTGTGCCAGGTGAATGGACAGAGCGTTCTGTACCTGGACTACCGGACGGTCTCAAGACTGGTGATGACAGGACCTCGCACCGTTGTGATGGAAGTTCTGGAACCACTGGAATGA
- the adnpa gene encoding activity-dependent neuroprotective protein a, which yields MYQLPVNNLTRIRRARKQVKKALGDIGLEYCKEAAEDFKEFCPNEQYVKGTLCLEICSWDPSYSKTQDYRSKPFCCTECPFSSKYYSGYKNHFRNVHRQNFENSILLNCPYCTFTASKRTMETHVKIFHIPSSARQSYGTFQGTAVGQKDKTLLDRARQGDNVERAMYFCKKCTYRDPLYNVVRRHIYREHFQHVVSPYLGMVSESSVKNGANSVNGNNILCKRCQFSTRSYEALVQHVVEYHERIGAQVTTMIGHANVMVSRSQTFPGVSQKASLMMARGRNLASEPLGHAVGGHLKQGASVLKNQSSIAGHQVRVAVPGNNALAESTTIGVNTAQTQKWKICTVCNELFPENLYSAHFEKAHKAKKVWAMAKYIMKIHNFTSKCLLCNRYLPSDTLLNHMLIHGLTCPQCHSAFHNVEKMIEHVGQAHPDDFAGPPGASPLTFDLTIKQDKSNNIQLVVITFNMKESVNGQDQSAPAQNSLPPAVKLTAPKMIEKKSDAPARSLPSATLSGKSEVGKTLCPLCFTILKGPISDALALHLRERHQVLQTMHPVEKKMTYKCIHCLGVYTSNMVASTITLHLVQCRAVGRSQAGQGIKSALTLNSSGAGFLKRQLPTQTMSNPKRMKLNKESKIPSTTVGNRGESDDLVLDPRSYEHKTYEARKAFLTAYFNKRPYLSSPEEEKLSASLWLWKSDIASHFANKRRVCERECETKKVGVLLGFDMQALKKLKHDMTFEDTKLAGTSAGRSGSGGLKSGTPSTDQNKQCETINCTLKLSTYTETISIDSDSEPEKEDGFTENGNVDRNQHEDVISQEPANLTEEIPSMDTDGPSRGERSTLQDGMQDAWVAFC from the exons ATGTATCAACTCCCAGTGAACAACCTTACAAGGATAAGGAGAGCCAGAAAGCAGGTGAAAAAAGCACTTGGAGACATTGGGCTGGAATACTGCAAGGAGGCAGCGGAG GACTTCAAAGAGTTTTGCCCCAATGAGCAATATGTAAAGGGCACTCTTTGCCTTGAGATTTGCTCATGGGATCCATCATACTCTAAGACACAG GACTATCGATCTAAGCCATTTTGCTGCACAGAGTGTCCATTTTCTTCCAAATACTACTCAGGCTACAAGAATCACTTCCGCAATGTTCACAGACAAAACTTTGAGAACAGCATTCTGCTCAACTgtccatactgtacattcactgCAAGCAAGAGAACTATGGAGACGCATGTTAAAATATTCCATATACCCAGTTCAGCACGGCAGAGTTATGGGACCTTCCAGGGAACTGCGGTGGGACAGAAGGACAAAACACTGCTTGACAGAGCCAGACAGGGAGATAATGTAGAAAGAGCAATGTACTTTTGCAAAAAATGCACATACCGAGACCCTCTCTACAATGTTGTGAGGAGGCACATCTACAGGGAACATTTTCAACATGTTGTCTCACCCTATCTGGGCATGGTTTCTGAATCATCAGTCAAAAATGGTGCTAATTCTGTCAATGGCAACAACATCCTCTGTAAGCGCTGCCAGTTTTCTACCCGAAGCTATGAGGCACTAGTACAGCATGTTGTTGAGTACCACGAGCGCATTGGTGCTCAAGTAACAACCATGATTGGACATGCCAACGTTATGGTGTCCAGGTCTCAGACCTTCCCGGGGGTGTCACAGAAAGCTTCTCTGATGATGGCTAGGGGCCGCAACCTTGCATCCGAGCCACTAGGTCATGCAGTGGGTGGTCATTTAAAGCAAGGGGCCTCTGTTCTTAAAAATCAGTCCTCCATTGCTGGCCATCAGGTGCGTGTCGCAGTTCCTGGCAACAACGCTTTGGCCGAAAGTACTACTATTGGTGTAAACACAGCCCAAACACAGAAGTGGAAGATATGCACTGTTTGCAATGAGCTTTTTCCTGAAAACCTCTACAGTGCTCATTTTGAAAAGGCGCACAAGGCAAAGAAAGTATGGGCAATGGCCAAGTATATAATGAAGATCCACAACTTCACCAGCAAGTGTTTgctttgcaaccgctatttgcccAGTGATACGCTGCTGAACCACATGTTAATCCACGGGCTTACCTGCCCACAGTGCCACTCCGCTTTCCACAATGTAGAGAAAATGATTGAGCATGTTGGACAGGCTCACCCAGACGACTTTGCCGGCCCACCTGGTGCATCCCCGCTAACCTTTGATCTCACCATCAAACAAGATAAGTCCAATAACATACAGCTTGTTGTTATCACCTTTAACATGAAGGAATCTGTCAATGGTCAAGATCAGTCTGCACCTGCTCAGAATAGCCTCCCACCTGCAGTCAAGTTAACAGCTCCCAAAATGATTGAGAAGAAAAGTGATGCACCTGCCAGAAGTTTGCCTTCAGCAACTCTGTCTGGCAAGAGTGAGGTGGGGAAAACTCTGTGTCCACTGTGTTTCACCATCCTCAAAGGTCCCATCTCCGACGCTCTGGCTCTGCACCTGAGGGAGCGACACCAAGTGCTCCAAACAATGCATCCTGTTGAAAAAAAGATGACATACAAGTGCATTCACTGCTTGGGAGTGTACACAAGTAACATGGTGGCCTCCACGATCACGCTGCATCTTGTGCAGTGCAGGGCTGTGGGCAGATCCCAGGCAGGCCAAGGCATCAAGTCTGCCTTGACTCTCAACTCTTCTGGGGCTGGGTTCCTCAAGCGGCAGCTACCCACTCAGACCATGTCCAACCCCAAGAGGATGAAACTGAACAAGGAGTCAAAGATTCCCTCTACCACAGTGGGGAATCGGGGAGAATCTGATGATCTTGTACTGGATCCTAGAAGCTATGAACACAAGACATATGAGGCCCGAAAAGCTTTCCTCACGGCGTACTTCAACAAGCGACCGTACCTTTCTTCTCCCGAAGAGGAGAAGCTGTCTGCGAGTCTGTGGCTGTGGAAATCGGACATTGCCAGCCACTTTGCAAACAAGCGTAGGGTTTGTGAGAGAGAATGCGAAACCAAGAAAGTTGGTGTGCTACTTGGCTTTGACATGCAGGCTCTCAAGAAACTTAAGCACGACATGACCTTTGAGGACACTAAGTTGGCTGGTACCTCGGCGGGGAGATCAGGTTCTGGAGGCCTCAAGTCTGGTACTCCATCCACAgaccaaaacaaacaatgtgAGACAATTAACTGTACCCTAAAACTCAGTACATACACAGAGACCATATCCATTGACTCCGATAGTGAACCAGAAAAAGAGGATGGCTTTACTGAGAATGGAAATGTTGACAGAAACCAACATGAAGATGTGATTTCCCAAGAGCCAGCAAACCTGACAGAAGAGATTCCCTCTATGGACACGGATGGGCCTTCTAGAGGGGAGAGGAGCACTTTGCAAGATGGGATGCAAGATGCTTGGGTGGCTTTCTGTTAG